One Eubacterium sp. AB3007 genomic window, ATAGTAAAGAAGATCGTCTGCATTTGCAGACGCTGCTTTCTTGGCCGATCCAAGGTACAGGCGGTTGAACCCGCTCCCTGAGAGGGACAGCACCGCACTCATAATACCATCCTGCACATACAGGGTACATTTTGAAAACTTGAACATTCCGCTGTCCGTGGTGGCCACCGCACTATACGTACCATCCTCCAGCACCTGCGCCGGTGCCGCAGTGGCTTCCTGTATCCCTTCTGTCTCACTGCCATCTGCCGCAAACGAGACCGATGGCACCATCATGGTCACCACCAACATGACAGACAACATGATTACTGTCAGTCTACTTCCGATTTTCTTCAATTAAAAACCTCCTTTGCATCTCATATGCAACGGAGGCCCATATAAAACCGTTCGATCACACAGATTTCCTGTAAGCAACATTACGTAAACATCGGACTCGCCTGCCTAAGCCAGTACCTTCATTATGCCAAGGTGTGTCCTCTCTCGATCTATACATATAGTCATCCGCTACATATATAAATAATCTTTGTGCAGGTCTTCTGGCTCATGACGATACGGCCCCTCGCCTTCACAGCAGACAAAGCCATTGGCATAGTGAAGGACCCAAATCAATTACAGCGTCGGGAACGCACAGGACTTTCACCTGTTTCCCTCTTAGCTCTCTTGCGAGAGAACACAAAAATTGAAACAAACATCACTATTTATATCATATTATTGATGTCTTGTCAATATCTTCAGTGCCTCGATATACCCATCCAGCCCCATGCCCTTCACCGTGGCGATGCAGGCTCTGCGGATATACGACCGCTTGCGGAACGTCTCCCGTTTGTCCGGGTCGGAGATGTGCACCTCCACCACGGGAAGTCCTACTGTCTTCACCGCATCCAAAAGCGCGATGCTGGTGTGAGTGTAGGCCCCCGGGTTGATCACAATCCCGTCGCAAGTGCTGTAGGCCCGTTGGATTGCATCGACCAGATCCCCCTCGTGGTTGGACTGGTAGAACTCCACGATCTCCACGTCCAGCGCCTCTGCAGCCCCTTCCATGTAATGGATCAGATCCTCGTAGGTCTTGCTCCCGTAGATTTCCGGTTCCCGAATCCCGAGCATATTCAGATTGGGACCGTTGATGACCATGACACGCATCATTTCATCTCCTGGTTATTATCGATAAAATAGTCGCTCCACGACTCGTAGAGATCCTTCCGCTCGTCGTACAGCTGCTGCACCGGTGTGGAGATGGAGAGCGGTCTTCCGTCTGTCTCCAGCTTGTCCAGATCCCGCTTGATCCAGACCACCCGTCCGTTCTGGCGGATAATGTTGTAGTTACGCTTGGTCTTCACCACACCACCACCGGTGGCGATCACCACGCCGGTCCGCTTGCAGGCCTTCTCCAGTTCCTCTGTCTCGATCTTCCGGAAGTAGGCCTCCCCCTTCTGGGCAAAGATCTCTGCAACCGACATGCCTTCCCGTTCTTCCACCATGTCGTCCACGTCCAGGAATTCCCTTCCCTGGGCCTTGGCCATCTTACGTCCCAGCATGGTCTTGCCGGCTCCCGGCATACCGATCAGGATCATGTTCTGCATCTCCGCCCGCAAGGCTTCTGCTACCTCCAGTATCTCGTCCTTGTCAATGTCCGTCCCCTGGAAGAGCTCGCTTGACTCCCAGGCTTGCGCGACCAGCATGTCAAGGCCGCTGGCACAGGGGATCCCCCGAGCCTCTGCGTCCAGGATCAGAAGCGTCCGCGCCGGATTGTAGATCACATCCACAACGCCCTTCAGTTCGTCGAACTGCCCCAGATCCACCAGCTTCCGCAGGTTGTCCGGGTACATGCCCACCGGTGTCGCGTTGACCAGGATCGTAGCATCGTGGTGACGGCCGATGTTGTTGTAGTTCTCCTCTGTGTTGCGGGAGATGACGACGATCTCCTTGGCACCGAGATCCTCCAGCACACACTGGATCGTCCTGGACGCTCCTCCGCTTCCGAAGATCAGACACTTCTGACCACCGGGGTAGATCTTGTTCTTCTCCATCAGATAGCGAAATCCCAGATAATCGGTGTTGCAGCCGTACAGCGTGCCATCCTCCCGCTTCACCACTGTGTTCACCGCTCCGATCCTGTGTGCGGTATTGCTGATCTCGTCACACATCCCCGATACGATGGTCTTGTACGGTATCGTCACATTAAACCCCTGGTACTCCTCGGAATGCAACAGGGAGGGCAGTTCCTCTTCCGTCACTTCCAGCAGATCATACTCATAATCCCCGAACATCTTATGGATCATCGGGGAATAACTGTGGGAAAGGTGTTCCCCGATCAGACCATACTTAGCCATGTTCTCCTCCTAAGTTAGTTCTACACGATTTCCTTCTGATGAGCTCGGCTCATCTTCATAATTACATTATATAACAATTCTATATATTTTTCCATATCCTTATCAACAAGTCCCCTGACCTGATCGATCTTCTCCAGTTCCCGGCCAGTATCCATCACGGGCAGGTTGTTTGCCTGCTTGTATCTGGCGATCCCTTCGCAGGTCCGCATGCGCTGCTGAAACAGTGAGACGATCTCCCTGTCGATCCTGTCGATCTCAGCTCTGTAGTCCTTCAATTCCATGTCATACCTCGCTGTAGCTTCCAAGATAACGGAACTCCGCAGACAGTTCCTGGATCTGGTTCATCAGACGAATAAACTTTTCTGAGTACGCCTCCGCATCGATATCAAAATAGAAGCGGTACACAAAATCCCGACTGCCGATGGGCCTTGACTCCAGTTTGGAAATGTTGATCCCCAGCGCATTGAAACTGGAAAGCACATTGTACAGCGCCCCCGGACGATGTGCCACGGACAGCATCATCGAGGTCTTGTTGGCCCCCGGGTAGATCTCCAGATCCTTGCTAATACAAATGAACCTGGTGTAGTTGTTTTCGCTATCCTGTACAGAATCCTCCAGGCACACCAAGTCGTAGAGTTCCGTACACTCATAGGAAGCCAGGGCAGCCACATCACGGCGCTGCGAACTAGCCACGCGTTCTGCCGCTTCTGCGGTGTTGCTGCACACCGTCACCTTCACTCCCGCAAAATTCTTCAGGTAGTCCTGACACTGAAGAATAGCCATCTCGTGGGAAAAGATCTCCCTGATCTCGCCTTGCTTTGTGCCCTTCTTCGCCAGAAGACAGTGATCGATCTTCAGCCGCACGCTTCGGACGATATAGAACCTGTACTTGCTCATCAGTTCGTAAATGCTGTTGACGGAGCCCGCCGTGCTGTTCTCCAGCGGCAGCACCCCGTACTGGCATAGCCCCTGCTCGATGGCAGCGAAAACGCCGTTGAAATTCCTTGCGTACATGATCTGCGGCATGGAGAAAAGCCGGTCACAGGCCTGCTGCTGATACGCTCCCTGTACGCCCTGACAGGCTACCATGGCGCGCTCGGGAAATACTCGCGGTGTCCCTTCGCAGGCATTTCGGATCATCTTGACAAGCTCCGTATCCTCCATCACGGCTGCCCTGGTGTTATCCCGGATCAGCTCGTTCAGGGTGCTGTAGAGAACCTTGCTGTATCCGGCAAACTCCGCCGGCGCCTCTCCCGTGATCTCCTCCAGCCTGGTGCGCTCCCGGATCGGATCCAGCACCTGCAGCCCCTGTGCCTTTCTCTCCTCCGCCAGTTCTGTTGCAAGACGCATGCGCGCGTACAGGCGCTCCATGATTTCTTCCTCCAAAACCTTCGCTCTCTCCTCGCATTCTCCTATTCTTTTTTCCGCCATTGCTTACCTCACATTCTCGGCGATCATATCGTAAAGCGCGATCGCACAAGCCGCCTCCACACAGGGAAGCGCCCTGGGCACGATACAAGGATCGTGCCGGCCTTTCACGCGCATCTTTACATTCTCTTTCTGACTGTAACGGATACTCTGCTGTTCTTTCCCGATGGATGGTGTCGGTTTGACGGCCACCCGAAAGACGATGGGCATCCCGCTGGTGATCCCCCCCAGCGCCCCGCCGTGGTGGTTGGACAAAGCCTTGCTTTCCCCGTCCACAAAACCATATGGATCGTTGTTCTCACTTCCCCGCATCCTGCTGCCGGCAAACCCGCTCCCAAACTCAATGCCCTTGACCGCGGGGATCCCAAACACGCATTGGGAGATCCTGTTCTCCACACCATCAAACATGGGGGCGCCGATGCCGGCAGGCACTCCCTCTGCGGTACACTGGATGATCCCACCAACGGAATCTTCCTCCGCTCTCGCTCGGTCGATCTCTCCATAGGGATCCTCCCGATTACCGCCGATCTCCAGGATCTCTGCCTGGATATGGATCCCCTGCCGGTGGAGGATCTGCAGGAAGATCCCTCCTGCGATACAAAGAGGAGCGGTCAGCCTTCCGGAGAAGTGCCCACCGCCTCGCACATCCTCATAGCCACCGTACCGAATGCGGGCAGTGTAATCCGCATGCCCTGGACGAGGTACATCCTGCATCTGGCTGTAATCGCCGGATCTGGTGTTGCGGTTGCGGATAATGGCTGCGATGGGGCTTCCTGTCGTCCTTCCGTTCAGAACACCGCTGAGAAACTCCGGCTGGTCACTCTCCTTACGAGGCGTGGAATACCGGCCTCTGCCGGGGGCCCGTCTGTCCAGGAAGGCCTGCAGTACTTCCATATCGATGGCCTCTCCAGCGGGAACACCATCGATACTGACCCCAATGGCGGGTCCATGGGATTCCCCAAAGATTGATACTCTGATAGTATTTCCAAATATTGAACTCATAGTCACTCCACATTGTGGTCAAGACCTGCCTGGTGCATGACCTCAAAAAACCCAGGATACGATTTCGCTACGTCTTCCTTCCCGTCGATGATGACTTTGTCCCTGCAGATGAGGGAGGCGATCGCTTCCATCATGACGATCCTGTGGTCGCCGAAGGAGGAAACACGCCCTCCCCGGAAACCCTTGCGGATGCTCCCCTTGATGGCCAGGCTGTCACTTTTCTCCTGCACGCTCATCCCCAGCGCGTTCAGACTCTCCGCGATGGAGTGGAGGCGGTCGCTTTCCTTGAGCCGCAGCCTGGCTGCATTGACGATCTCCGTCCGCCCTGTAGCAGCGGTACCCAGCAGCGCGATCACAGGAGCCAGGTCCGGGATCGCTGACACGTCCACCTCGCAGCCCTGCAGATGCGAGGGATACACGGTGACTTCCGCATCTCCTTCCACCACGTCCACACAGAACTGTCTGAGCACGTCCAGGATCTTGATGTCTCCCTGCATGGAGTTCATGTTAAGCCCCCGGACGGTGATGGGCTTGCGGCCAAGGGCGCCTGCCGCCAGCCAGAACGCCGCAGCGGACCAGTCCCCCTCGACCACAAAGGTATCTGGTCCTTCGTATCTCTGATTCCCAGGAACCTCAAAACTCATACCGTGACGAGTCATCTTGGTGATCCATAGGATTCCAAACTGTCGAAGGACTTCTGTGGTGATCGCCACATAGGGCGCTGATTCCAGATTCCCCATGACATCGATGGTACTGTCCCCATCCAGTAGGGGCAAAGCCATCAGGAGTCCGGTGATGTACTGGGAGGAGATGTTTCCTGGCAAGGTAAAGATCCCCGGTGTCAGCTGCCCCTCAATGGTGATCGGGGTCTCTCCCTGGGGACTCAGCGAACATCCGTGTGTCTCCAGTTCCTGTACCAGCGGTGTCAGCGGCCGGTCTGAGAGCCTCCCCTCCGTCATGAAGATCCCTTTTCTTCCAAGGGCGCCCATGACAGGCAACAGAAACCTGAGCGTCGAACCGCTCTCTCCGCACTCCATGATATTCCCTCCGTCCAGGATCGCCCCTACACAAGCACGGGTCGCCTCGATGTCACGGGAGGGCAGATCACAGCGAATATCTGTATGCATGTCTGCCAGCGCTGCACAGATCAGCGCTCTGTGCGCGAATGATTTTGATGGAATGATATCGATCGTTGTCGCCATTATTCTCCGTTGATCTGTGCAGGTCCGCACTTCTGAAGAACGCGTTCCTTACAGATCTTCCCTTCTGCCAGTAATTTCTCTAACTTGTCCTTGTCATCTTCCTCAATGGCTGTCTCGTATTCCTGCAGCTTCTCGATCAGTCCCTTGATCTCCGCTGTCAGATAGTCCTTATTCTCCAGAAAGAGTTCCGACCACATCTTCTCGTCCAGATAGGCTACCCTGGTGAAATCCTGATAGCTGCCCGCAGAGATCATCTGGCTGTCCACCAGGGCGGTCTCACTCTTGATGAACCCGTTGGACACGATGTGTGGCATCTGCGAGGTGAACGCAATGACCCGGTCGTGCTCGTCCGAGGTAGTCACGCCCACCCGGCCGAACCCCGCCAGCATCAGCATGCCCTTTACCCGCATGAGGAGTTCCATATCTGTAGCCTCCCAGGGCACCAGGATAAAGGGCGCGTTCTGAAACAGATCCGCGCTGCTGTTCTTGATTCCCCCACGCTCCTTTCCGGCCATGGGGTGTCCTCCCATGTAGGTGATCCCATATTTCTCTGCGATAGGAAAGCATTCGCCGCAGACAAAACGTTTGGTGCCGCAGCAGTCGATCACGACGGTATTCCGGGAGATCAGCGGAGCGTGCTCACGGAACCATTCCACCGCAGCGACAGGGGTGATGGCGATGAGGATCAGATCACATGTGTCGATGTTGTTGTCTGCCAGCTCATCATCGATCGCCTCCGCCATCAGCGCATAGCGTGTTACCAGATCTTCCCTGTCAATTCCCAGAACAACGGCACCCGCATTCCGATAGGCCTTGGCAAGGGAGCCACCGATAAGCCCTAGCCCTACGATTCCTACTTTCATCTATAACACCTCCCTGATCTTTCTGACTTTGGCCATGGTGTTTGAGAACTGGGCCGGTGTCAATGACTGCGGTCCGTCACACAGAGCCATGGCTGGGTTGTTATGCACCTCGATCATCAGACCGTCTGCACCCCCTGCCGTGGCTGCCAGTGCCATGGAGGGAACCAGACCGGAGTGTCCTGTGGCATGACTGGGGTCAACCACCACCGGCAGGTGTGTCAACTCATGGAGTACCGGGATCACAGATAGATCCAGGGTGTTTCTGGTATAGGTCTCAAAGGTGCGGATCCCTCGCTCACAGAGGATGATGTTCTCATTCCCGCCGCTCATGATATACTCCGCGCTCATCAACAGTTCCTTGATGGTATTGGCCAGCCCCCTCTTCAGCAGGACCGGCTTGTTGGAATGTCCCAGTTCCTTCAGAAGTTCAAAATTCTGCATATTCCGTGCTCCCACCTGGATCACATCCACATCCGCAAACAGATCCAGATGCTCCTGGTTCATGATCTCCGTGACGATGGGCAGCCCGGTGATCTTCTTGGCTTCCAGGAGAAGGCGCAGTCCTTCGGCCTTCAGTCCCTGGAAATCATAAGGCGATGTCCTGGGCTTGAACGCGCCTCCTCGCAGAAGGGTCGCTCCGGCCTCCTTCACGGCCTCCGCAACGCCGACGATCTGCTCTTCTGTCTCCACGGAACAGGGCCCTGCGATCACCGCAAAATGGCCTCCGCCGATCTGGACATCATCGATGTCCACGATGGAATCTTCCGGATGGAACTCCCGATTGGCCTTCTTAAATGGCTCAGAGATCTCTACCACCCGATCCACGATATCCAGCGACTCCAGCATCTCGATATCGATCTGGCTGGTGTCTCCGATCAGTCCCAGCACGGTCTCGTCGTCATTGACGTATTCCGTCACCCTGAGGCCCTGATCCTCAAACCACTTGATCAGCATTCGCTTCTGTTCTTCCGTTGTACCCGGTCTCAAAATCGTTACCATTACTTATACTTCCTCCAAAACAATAAACCCCGCAGCACTGGCTGCGAGGTTCTGAATCATCTCTGGTCTCAGTCACCTATCTGTCGCTTTCTCCGCGCAGCAAAATGCTCTTTCCTACTGTATCCACGAAAGAGTAAAAGTAATAGTATTCTGCTGCAAACTGAAAACGACGCATAACTGATCCTCTCTGTCTGAATCAACTTACAAGAGGATATTAACACATTCGTTTGTATAAATCAAGATAAAAAATCAAAAAACAACAGAAAAAGTTGTTTGCAGAACACAAATTCAATACTTTTCCATGGTTATGTATTCCCGGCCCTTTCTGGACCTGCCGCCGATCTCAACCAGTCTCACCCGACCCTGGTGCCGCACGCTGATCAGCGTCCCCTCAGCCAGTTTCTGATCCGGCTTCAGACTCTCCATGTGATCGACAAACACCTGCCCCTGTCGGATCAGGTCGACTGCTTTTGTGCGGGAAAGACGAAACGCAGATGCCACCACGTTATCCAACCGCACCGAAGCCACCGAATCGCTGATCATCTGAGGCTCCTGGCGAGGGATCATCAGGTCTCCGATAGGCACCGCACTCACCGAAAGGGTTGTCCTTCCTGCTTTACCATACTCAGCCAGCAGGAACTCCGCGATTTCGCTCAGTACGATGATGTCAGCCCCATCCTCTCGCACCAGTATATCTCCTGTCATCTCCCGGCGGATCCCAAGTCCGGTCAGTGCGCCCAGGTAATCCCGATGGCCCGGTACCGGGCCGCCTTTCCCGGCGATCTGCGCGCGGATCACGGTGAAGAGCTCCGGATCCGGTTCCCCCATATAGTCTGGCAGACAAAGCATACATACCCGCTCTGCCTCTGGGTATCCCCCATGAAAGCGTACCTCCGGTTCCTTCCCGTATACCTGCCTGAGCACGGATTGCTGATGGCTGTCCAGGAAAACTGTATTGGTCATATAATTTCTGTTTCGACACTGCTCCAGACGGTCTCCCGCCTGAGCAATGATGAGATTGTCTTCATTCATGGACTCATTGTAACATATTTTGGCTGGACAATAAACAGCATATCCGCGATCCGTGTAATTATTATGTAAGGTTTCAGTCTGGTCCCTTGCAATCGCTCTGAAAAAGTGCTATATTCAAAAAATACAAAAGAGGAGGAAATATGGACAAGTTTTACACGCATAAACCGAAGGAGATCATGCAGGAATTTGGCACCACCGAAAGTGGCCTGACCCTGTCCCACGTGACCGAGAACCGCGCCCAATACGGCGAAAACAAACTTCAGGAAAAGAAGTCGAAATCCACCCTGCAGATTTTTCTGGAGCAGTTCAAGGATCTGCTGGTGATCATCCTGATCGTTGCGGCACTGATCTCTGCTGCTACCGGCAACCTGGAAAGCACCCTGGTGATCATCGCCGTCCTGATCCTGAATGCCATCCTGGGTACTGCCCAAACTATCAAGGCGGAGAAATCTCTGGAAAGCCTGAAGAAACTCTCCTCCCCCACCGCTCGCGTGATCCGGGATGGAGAGCAACAGATCATCGATGCGGCAGACCTGGTCTGCGGCGACATCGTCCTGCTGGAGGCTGGGGATATCATTCCGGGAGATGGTCGAATCATCGAGAACTTCTCCCTGAAGGTGAATGAGTCTTCTCTCACGGGGGAATCGGAGAGCGCAGAGAAAACCAGCGAGTTGATCCAGGAGGAGGTGGCCCTGGGCGATCAGAGCAACATGGTCTTCTCCGGATCTCTGGTCACCTACGGAAGAGCCAGGGTCATCATCACCGCTGTTGGACAGCACACAGAGCTTGGACGCATCGCCGGCCTGATGAACGACACCGGCGAGCGCAAGACACCTCTGCAGGTCACCATGGACAACTTCAGCAAGAAGCTCTCCATCGCCATCATCCTGATCTGCATCGTGGTGCTGGGTCTGTCCCTCTATCGGGGCCAAAGCTTTGTGGACGCGCTCCTGTTTGCTGTTGCCCTGGCGGTCGCGGCCATTCCGGAGGCCTTGTCCTCCATCATTACCATCTCGCTGGCCATCGGCACTTCCCGCATGGCTGATCAGAACGCCATCATCAAGCAGCTTTCTGCTGTCGAGGGGCTGGGCTGTGTGTCCATCATCTGCTCTGACAAGACAGGCACCCTGACACAAAACCGAATGACGGTGGAATACAAGAGCGAATGGAAGGAGCAGGAACAGATCCTGTTGATCGCTTCGATCCTCGCCAATGACACCCACATCGTAGACGGTACCACCGTTGGAGATCCCACGGAGACTGCCTTTGTAGATTACTACCGAAACAACTTCAACGACTATTATGAGGTTCTGACGGCACACCCGCGCCTGTCAGAGGTCCCCTTCGACTCTGACCGGAAGCTGATGAGCACCCTACACAAATTTGATGACCATTATATCATGTTCACCAAGGGCGCTCTGGACGTTATCCTCTCCCGCAGTGCCAATCTGACGGAAGCAGAGAAGGATGAGATCATTGAGGAGAACTTCCGGCTGTCCAACGAAGGGCTTCGGGTACTGGCCTTTGCGCAGAGAGTATATAAGGAACCGAAGGACCTGACCACCGATGATGAGTATCATCTGGAATACATCGGCCTCATGGCGGAGATGGATCCACCCAGACCGGAATCCAAACAAGCTGTGTCTGATTGTATTGCTGCAGGGATCAAGCCCATCATGATTACCGGCGACCATAAGATCACCGCTTCTGCCATCGCAAGGCGCATCGGAATCATGCAGGAGGGGGATTTGGCGGTCACTGGTCCGGAATTGGACCGCATGAGCGAGGAAGAACTGACCGAAAAGCTACCCCACATCTCCGTTTACGCTCGCGTCTCCCCGGATAACAAGATCCGTATCGTGAACGCCTGGCAGGACCGTGCCAACATCGTAGCCATGACCGGCGACGGTGTCAACGACGGCCCCGCTCTGAAGAGTGCCGACGTAGGTGTAGCCATGGGCATCACCGGAACAGAGGTGGCCAAAGACTCCGCCTCTATGATCCTGACAGACGACAATTTTGCCACCATCATCAAGTCGGTGCTGAACGGCCGAAACATCTATGCCAATATCAAGAACGCTATCAAGTTCCTGCTGTCGGGAAATGCCGCAGGGATCATCACCGTGCTCTACGCATCCCTGCTGGCCCTGCCAAACCCCTTCACAGCGGTGCAGTTATTGTTCATCAACCTGATCACAGACAGCCTGCCTGCCCTGGCAATCAGCATGGAACCTTCGGATCCGACGCTGATCCACGACAAGCCTCGTCCCCGCGACGAGTCCGTGCTGAACCGTCCCACCATGACCGAGATCGTGACCACGGGCGTTCTCATCGCCATCGCCACCATCATCGCCTTCTATATCGGCCTCCAGGGGGGACGAACAGATATGCTGGATGACAGCGGTGTGGACTTTGGTGCGGTAACTGCCTCCACCATGGCATTCTCGACCCTGTGTCTGGCAAGACTGTGGCATGGTTTCAACTGCCGGGGAAGAGCTGGGATCTTCAAGCTGGGACTGACCACCAACCTGTACAGCATCGGTGCGTTTGGTCTGGGTGCCCTGCTTCTGCACCTGCTGCTTCTGGTGAAGCCGCTGAGCCATGTTTTCAACATCGCTCCGCTGAATCCTCACCTGCTCATGTGGGTATGGGGATTGTCTCTGGCACCGACACTGGTGATCCAGGTATACAAGGCGATCCGGTATCGCTGATCGCAGATCTCTTTTAAATCAAATATAGAACGCATTGGCGTACTAAAAAAGGGGCTTTCGCCCCTTTTTCTTTTCTATTTCACCTTTACGGCAGTCCCGTAAACGAGGACTTCTGCTGCCCCGTCCATCACTGAGGCTGAGGAGTACCGAACCGCAACGATCGCGTTCGCTCCGAGAGACTCGGCCTCCTGTATCATGCGTGCTGTAGCCACCTCTCTGGACTCGGAGAGCATCTCCGTATAGCCCTTCAGTTCACCACCTACCAGGGTCTTCAAACCTGCACCGATATCCTTACCCAGATGTTTCGACTGTACAGTGTTTCCCTTCACCATTCCGAGCACTTCGTATTCCCGGCCCGGTATTCCTTCCGTCGTCAGTAAAACCATATTGTTTCTCCTTTACTTCTTGTAGATACAGATCCGCGCTCCCGGCTCCATGAGCTGAAGTGCCTTGATCATATTCTTCCGGGAGATGGAGATACAGCCACCGGTGTACGGATTCCCGCTGAAACAATGCAGGAAGATGGCGTAATCCCGTTTGTAGTTGCCCTTCTTGTTATAGTTGAAGTTGGCACCGTAGTAGTAAGGCTTCCCGAAATCGATCAGATGCTCACCCGAACAGTTGTGCGGCTTCTCATTGATGTTGATCAACTGGTTGTAGTACTTGGGATCCGCGCACAGGTAGTGATAGGGCTTGACCTTATAATAGGTCATGGTCGTGCCCGGGTTCTTTTTGATCCCAAAGCCCCAGAGCATCTTGTAATTGCCGGTAGGCGTCTTGTAGTCGTCCCTGCCCTTTTTCTTCTTGCTGCAGATTCCGTTTCTGCCTACATAGGCCTTGCACTTGATCTGCCTTCTCCACTTGTGATCTGCCCCCTTCTTGTACATGTAGAATTTTGCGTTGGAGCCTTCTGTGTACTTGACGAACATGATTTCTCTGACCTTGTCATTATAACGATACCTGTCCAGAAGCTTCTGCCAACGTGTCTTTGGTTGCGGGTTCGGCGCTGTCTGCGTGCTTGTCTCCTGTGCCCAGGAGGCAGCAGGCAGGATCAGAACAACCAGCGCCAGCAACAATGCAATAAGTTTTCTCATTCTCTATCCCCTTCCCTTTCAGTTACAGAAATACCTCGTCTAACCGGCGGAACGCCTCCTCCACTCTGGAGAATGGGAGCGCCAGGTTCATACGGATCGCATCTTCACGGTGGAACTGCCGGCCGTCCTGCCAAAGGACGCCCCTCTCAACGCCGGCCAGCAACAGGTCATCCAGTGTCCACCTGCGAGTTTTCAACCAGTCGCCGCAGTCCAGCAGCAACATGTACGTTCCCTCCGGACGGGAAACCTCTACCCCCTCATAGCGCGCCCTTATGTGATCAACCGCATAGTCAATATTCTTCGTCAAGACCTGTTGCAGCTCGTCCACCCACTCTGCTCCTTCGGACTTGTAACCGCCGATCAGAGCATACATAGAAAGGACGTTCATAT contains:
- the aroF gene encoding 3-deoxy-7-phosphoheptulonate synthase, which produces MVTILRPGTTEEQKRMLIKWFEDQGLRVTEYVNDDETVLGLIGDTSQIDIEMLESLDIVDRVVEISEPFKKANREFHPEDSIVDIDDVQIGGGHFAVIAGPCSVETEEQIVGVAEAVKEAGATLLRGGAFKPRTSPYDFQGLKAEGLRLLLEAKKITGLPIVTEIMNQEHLDLFADVDVIQVGARNMQNFELLKELGHSNKPVLLKRGLANTIKELLMSAEYIMSGGNENIILCERGIRTFETYTRNTLDLSVIPVLHELTHLPVVVDPSHATGHSGLVPSMALAATAGGADGLMIEVHNNPAMALCDGPQSLTPAQFSNTMAKVRKIREVL
- a CDS encoding prephenate dehydratase domain-containing protein; translation: MAEKRIGECEERAKVLEEEIMERLYARMRLATELAEERKAQGLQVLDPIRERTRLEEITGEAPAEFAGYSKVLYSTLNELIRDNTRAAVMEDTELVKMIRNACEGTPRVFPERAMVACQGVQGAYQQQACDRLFSMPQIMYARNFNGVFAAIEQGLCQYGVLPLENSTAGSVNSIYELMSKYRFYIVRSVRLKIDHCLLAKKGTKQGEIREIFSHEMAILQCQDYLKNFAGVKVTVCSNTAEAAERVASSQRRDVAALASYECTELYDLVCLEDSVQDSENNYTRFICISKDLEIYPGANKTSMMLSVAHRPGALYNVLSSFNALGINISKLESRPIGSRDFVYRFYFDIDAEAYSEKFIRLMNQIQELSAEFRYLGSYSEV
- a CDS encoding chorismate synthase, producing MSSIFGNTIRVSIFGESHGPAIGVSIDGVPAGEAIDMEVLQAFLDRRAPGRGRYSTPRKESDQPEFLSGVLNGRTTGSPIAAIIRNRNTRSGDYSQMQDVPRPGHADYTARIRYGGYEDVRGGGHFSGRLTAPLCIAGGIFLQILHRQGIHIQAEILEIGGNREDPYGEIDRARAEEDSVGGIIQCTAEGVPAGIGAPMFDGVENRISQCVFGIPAVKGIEFGSGFAGSRMRGSENNDPYGFVDGESKALSNHHGGALGGITSGMPIVFRVAVKPTPSIGKEQQSIRYSQKENVKMRVKGRHDPCIVPRALPCVEAACAIALYDMIAENVR
- a CDS encoding shikimate kinase; the encoded protein is MAKYGLIGEHLSHSYSPMIHKMFGDYEYDLLEVTEEELPSLLHSEEYQGFNVTIPYKTIVSGMCDEISNTAHRIGAVNTVVKREDGTLYGCNTDYLGFRYLMEKNKIYPGGQKCLIFGSGGASRTIQCVLEDLGAKEIVVISRNTEENYNNIGRHHDATILVNATPVGMYPDNLRKLVDLGQFDELKGVVDVIYNPARTLLILDAEARGIPCASGLDMLVAQAWESSELFQGTDIDKDEILEVAEALRAEMQNMILIGMPGAGKTMLGRKMAKAQGREFLDVDDMVEEREGMSVAEIFAQKGEAYFRKIETEELEKACKRTGVVIATGGGVVKTKRNYNIIRQNGRVVWIKRDLDKLETDGRPLSISTPVQQLYDERKDLYESWSDYFIDNNQEMK
- the aroQ gene encoding type II 3-dehydroquinate dehydratase yields the protein MRVMVINGPNLNMLGIREPEIYGSKTYEDLIHYMEGAAEALDVEIVEFYQSNHEGDLVDAIQRAYSTCDGIVINPGAYTHTSIALLDAVKTVGLPVVEVHISDPDKRETFRKRSYIRRACIATVKGMGLDGYIEALKILTRHQ
- a CDS encoding prephenate dehydrogenase/arogenate dehydrogenase family protein, with protein sequence MKVGIVGLGLIGGSLAKAYRNAGAVVLGIDREDLVTRYALMAEAIDDELADNNIDTCDLILIAITPVAAVEWFREHAPLISRNTVVIDCCGTKRFVCGECFPIAEKYGITYMGGHPMAGKERGGIKNSSADLFQNAPFILVPWEATDMELLMRVKGMLMLAGFGRVGVTTSDEHDRVIAFTSQMPHIVSNGFIKSETALVDSQMISAGSYQDFTRVAYLDEKMWSELFLENKDYLTAEIKGLIEKLQEYETAIEEDDKDKLEKLLAEGKICKERVLQKCGPAQINGE
- a CDS encoding chorismate mutase; the encoded protein is MELKDYRAEIDRIDREIVSLFQQRMRTCEGIARYKQANNLPVMDTGRELEKIDQVRGLVDKDMEKYIELLYNVIMKMSRAHQKEIV
- the aroA gene encoding 3-phosphoshikimate 1-carboxyvinyltransferase — encoded protein: MATTIDIIPSKSFAHRALICAALADMHTDIRCDLPSRDIEATRACVGAILDGGNIMECGESGSTLRFLLPVMGALGRKGIFMTEGRLSDRPLTPLVQELETHGCSLSPQGETPITIEGQLTPGIFTLPGNISSQYITGLLMALPLLDGDSTIDVMGNLESAPYVAITTEVLRQFGILWITKMTRHGMSFEVPGNQRYEGPDTFVVEGDWSAAAFWLAAGALGRKPITVRGLNMNSMQGDIKILDVLRQFCVDVVEGDAEVTVYPSHLQGCEVDVSAIPDLAPVIALLGTAATGRTEIVNAARLRLKESDRLHSIAESLNALGMSVQEKSDSLAIKGSIRKGFRGGRVSSFGDHRIVMMEAIASLICRDKVIIDGKEDVAKSYPGFFEVMHQAGLDHNVE